The Porphyrobacter sp. HT-58-2 genome has a window encoding:
- a CDS encoding AbrB/MazE/SpoVT family DNA-binding domain-containing protein, which yields MTVQVNITPNGRMSLPADIRKRLGLVGGGAVYLDETPDGLVLRTAAQAVARAQALAKQYTEGNPDASVDAFLAKRREESGE from the coding sequence ATGACAGTTCAAGTCAATATAACGCCAAACGGGCGAATGAGCCTCCCGGCTGACATCCGTAAGCGGCTCGGGCTCGTCGGTGGCGGCGCGGTGTATCTGGATGAGACGCCTGATGGCCTTGTGCTGCGAACGGCCGCTCAGGCTGTTGCGCGCGCGCAGGCCTTGGCGAAGCAATACACTGAAGGAAACCCGGATGCGTCGGTCGACGCTTTCCTCGCCAAGCGCCGCGAGGAAAGCGGAGAGTGA
- a CDS encoding type II toxin-antitoxin system VapC family toxin: protein MSEIVLDASALIAMLKGEKGADKVAAAIADARICTINYAEVVTHFIHLGMPEREVDAMLDPLPMTIVPTDKALAQLAGRLRAVTADHGLSLGDRFCLALAQRDGLPAWTSDQRWKAVGAAAKAKVVAIR from the coding sequence GTGAGCGAGATCGTATTGGATGCCTCCGCACTCATCGCCATGCTGAAGGGGGAGAAGGGTGCAGACAAGGTCGCCGCGGCGATCGCAGACGCCCGGATATGCACCATCAATTACGCCGAGGTGGTCACCCACTTCATCCATCTCGGCATGCCCGAGCGCGAGGTTGACGCCATGCTCGATCCTCTACCAATGACGATTGTGCCGACCGACAAGGCCCTGGCGCAATTGGCGGGGCGGTTGCGGGCTGTCACTGCTGATCACGGGCTTTCGCTTGGCGATCGCTTCTGTCTTGCGCTGGCGCAGCGTGACGGTCTGCCAGCGTGGACCAGCGATCAGAGGTGGAAGGCAGTCGGCGCTGCCGCCAAAGCCAAGGTCGTTGCTATTCGATGA
- a CDS encoding LacI family DNA-binding transcriptional regulator, producing the protein MSAQDRSNRDPTINDVASLAGVSKKTVSRFINGLPGLKVATRDRVEQAIVELGYVPNPQARALALGRNFTVVLLHDNPNAQTVQIFERGILDAIRDSELGLMVRPVDRNSPSLLDDIEAFLRKQRPIGVIVLPPISERDEIAVVFRSMGVRFVRVGSAALDDDRHSVTSTDRIAVTEACQLLIAMGHRRIGFVRGPQGFRSAAERELGFHAALAAAGIPVSPEYCAQGDYRFESGRSAGRLLLGLDPRPTAIFASNDEMAAGVMHAAFERNLQIPRDLSLVGFDDSPTATHVWPSLTTVRWPIRDMGMLAAEKLLGDFLPQRRFSGDSVHLPSELIERSSIAPPLSGA; encoded by the coding sequence ATGAGCGCTCAAGACCGCAGTAACCGCGACCCGACAATCAACGACGTGGCGTCACTGGCTGGCGTCTCCAAGAAAACTGTAAGTCGGTTCATCAATGGCTTGCCCGGACTGAAAGTGGCGACGCGAGACCGGGTAGAACAGGCGATCGTTGAACTTGGCTATGTCCCCAATCCGCAAGCCCGCGCGCTTGCGCTTGGCCGCAATTTTACGGTGGTCCTGCTGCACGATAACCCCAACGCCCAGACAGTGCAGATTTTCGAGCGCGGCATCCTCGATGCTATCCGGGACAGCGAACTTGGCTTGATGGTCCGTCCGGTGGACCGCAACTCCCCTTCCCTGCTCGATGACATTGAAGCGTTCCTGCGGAAACAGCGGCCTATTGGGGTGATTGTCCTGCCACCCATCTCTGAACGCGACGAGATCGCGGTCGTTTTCCGATCAATGGGTGTGCGGTTCGTTCGCGTCGGGTCAGCAGCGCTTGATGATGATCGTCACAGCGTCACCTCCACCGACAGGATTGCCGTGACTGAGGCCTGTCAGCTGTTGATCGCGATGGGGCACCGGCGGATCGGTTTTGTGCGCGGGCCGCAGGGATTTCGTTCTGCGGCAGAACGCGAGCTTGGTTTTCACGCGGCGCTGGCGGCGGCGGGCATACCCGTGTCCCCAGAATATTGCGCGCAGGGCGATTATCGCTTTGAATCCGGACGCTCGGCCGGGCGACTGCTGCTGGGACTTGATCCGCGCCCGACGGCAATCTTTGCCAGTAATGACGAAATGGCTGCCGGCGTCATGCACGCCGCATTTGAACGCAATCTCCAGATCCCGCGCGACCTTTCGCTGGTGGGTTTCGACGATTCGCCCACCGCCACACATGTATGGCCATCACTGACCACGGTCCGATGGCCGATCCGCGATATGGGCATGCTGGCGGCGGAAAAGCTGTTGGGCGATTTTCTCCCGCAGCGGCGCTTCTCGGGCGATTCCGTCCACTTGCCATCCGAACTGATCGAACGCTCGTCTATCGCGCCGCCGCTATCGGGCGCATAA
- a CDS encoding 2-keto-4-pentenoate hydratase produces MHDHGIIARSFVDARARDAVLRAYPGPLPASLSEAYQIQNEAIAYAGRRIGGWKLGRIRWPEAGRYGAERLAGPIFGDAICIPSGAQPVPMRVLSGFAAVEAEVILRLSASPPPDLSLEDAPQFVDEVRFGLEIASSPFVGINQNGPAVTVSDFGNNFGLVVGPAIPDAKTPGALDCLAALAIDGVTIGTGLVADMLDGPFGSLAFLARLMGERGLPLEAGQWISSGAITGVHPVRHGQHVRATFGDDIAIECVTMPALLPEGAQ; encoded by the coding sequence ATGCACGACCACGGGATTATTGCGCGGTCATTTGTCGACGCGCGGGCGCGCGATGCCGTGCTGCGCGCCTATCCGGGGCCGCTGCCTGCATCCCTGTCGGAGGCCTATCAGATCCAGAATGAGGCAATCGCCTATGCCGGTCGGCGGATCGGCGGCTGGAAACTGGGAAGAATCCGCTGGCCGGAAGCTGGCCGGTATGGAGCAGAGCGGCTCGCCGGCCCGATCTTTGGCGACGCAATCTGCATCCCATCCGGTGCCCAACCGGTTCCGATGCGAGTGTTGAGCGGCTTTGCAGCTGTCGAGGCGGAAGTCATCCTGCGCCTTTCGGCATCGCCGCCACCTGACCTTTCCCTCGAGGACGCCCCTCAATTCGTCGATGAAGTCCGGTTCGGCCTTGAGATTGCCAGCTCTCCCTTCGTAGGCATCAATCAGAACGGGCCAGCGGTGACCGTATCGGACTTCGGCAACAATTTCGGGCTGGTGGTAGGCCCGGCTATTCCCGATGCCAAAACACCGGGAGCACTTGATTGCCTTGCGGCTTTGGCGATTGACGGCGTCACGATTGGCACCGGGCTGGTTGCAGATATGCTGGATGGGCCGTTCGGATCACTTGCTTTCCTTGCGCGCCTTATGGGAGAGCGCGGGCTGCCGCTTGAGGCGGGCCAATGGATTTCGAGCGGCGCGATTACAGGTGTGCATCCCGTCAGGCATGGCCAGCATGTGCGCGCGACTTTCGGCGATGACATCGCCATCGAATGCGTCACCATGCCGGCTCTCCTGCCCGAAGGTGCGCAATGA
- a CDS encoding MFS transporter, with protein MTVADLSQPIGAVQGLRAAAGRYRWMIVALLFLATTVNYIDRTMLGLLKPELSRELGWSEDDYGNIVTAFQFAYAFGFLFMGWLIDKVGPRVGYAIAIGVWTVGHAAHGFASSVIAFMSARVVLGVGEAGHFPSVVRASSEWFPQKERAYAIGWVNSATTIGVILTAPTLWLCMEVLGWGWRETFIYTGLFGVALAVIWWWVYTAPRQSSRVSQAELAWIEHDPPEGIQQIGWGALISKREAWAFAVGKFLTDPVWFLMLFWLPSYFSSTYNVDLKIVLLPMIAMYLLSDVGSIAGGWLSSRLIQRGHSVNFSRKITMICAGACVIPLLFVSGLQNMWLAVFLIGLALAGHQAFSTNLLALPPDMFPKRAVGSVIGLGGFMGGIGGMIMAKSTGLVLDATGGDYSIIFAICTTVYFIAVMAIHILSPQLSRATV; from the coding sequence ATGACTGTCGCGGACTTAAGCCAGCCGATCGGCGCCGTGCAGGGCTTGCGGGCTGCGGCGGGCCGCTATCGCTGGATGATCGTGGCGCTGCTGTTTCTGGCGACAACCGTCAATTACATCGACCGTACCATGCTAGGCCTGCTCAAGCCCGAGCTTTCGCGCGAACTGGGCTGGAGCGAAGATGATTACGGCAACATCGTAACCGCCTTCCAGTTTGCCTATGCCTTCGGCTTTCTGTTCATGGGTTGGCTGATCGACAAGGTCGGCCCGCGCGTCGGCTATGCGATAGCTATCGGGGTATGGACCGTGGGCCATGCCGCGCACGGATTTGCCAGTTCGGTCATCGCCTTCATGTCGGCGCGCGTGGTGCTGGGAGTTGGCGAGGCCGGCCATTTCCCCTCAGTCGTCAGAGCGAGCAGCGAATGGTTTCCGCAGAAGGAGCGGGCCTACGCGATTGGATGGGTCAATTCGGCGACAACGATCGGCGTGATCCTGACTGCACCGACCCTGTGGTTGTGCATGGAAGTGTTGGGGTGGGGCTGGCGCGAAACCTTCATCTACACCGGCCTTTTCGGCGTGGCTCTGGCTGTCATCTGGTGGTGGGTCTATACCGCACCAAGACAAAGCAGCCGGGTTAGTCAGGCCGAACTTGCATGGATCGAACATGATCCGCCCGAAGGTATCCAGCAGATTGGCTGGGGTGCGCTCATCAGCAAGCGCGAGGCCTGGGCCTTCGCGGTCGGAAAGTTCCTGACCGACCCGGTCTGGTTCCTGATGCTGTTCTGGCTGCCAAGCTACTTCAGCTCGACCTACAATGTCGATCTCAAGATCGTGCTGCTGCCGATGATCGCGATGTACCTGCTGTCAGATGTCGGCAGCATCGCTGGAGGATGGCTGTCCTCGCGACTGATCCAACGTGGCCATTCGGTCAATTTTTCCCGCAAGATCACGATGATTTGCGCCGGTGCCTGCGTCATTCCGCTGCTTTTCGTATCTGGGCTTCAGAACATGTGGCTCGCGGTTTTTCTGATTGGCCTGGCATTGGCCGGGCATCAGGCCTTCTCGACAAATCTGCTGGCACTGCCGCCTGACATGTTTCCCAAGCGTGCGGTCGGCTCGGTCATCGGGCTTGGCGGCTTCATGGGCGGGATCGGCGGGATGATCATGGCCAAGTCAACCGGTCTGGTGCTCGATGCCACCGGGGGCGATTACTCCATCATCTTCGCGATTTGCACCACGGTCTACTTCATCGCCGTCATGGCAATCCACATTCTGTCACCTCAACTATCTCGCGCCACGGTTTAA
- a CDS encoding TonB-dependent receptor, protein MRNTIGLMTSVACLAVLLAAPAHAQQVEESGSGEQPAVADDQEEGRDIIVSGIRDSLRKAAQVKRDADQVIDVITAEDVGKLPDDNVAEALQRVTGVQITRVFGEGQAVNIRGLQQVRVEVDGRTLLGFSGRVSPPENDNLGRSSGLDSVPSSLFGRLEVAKSSIASQVEGGLGGTVNLKTPKPFDFKKPTIRLSARGTYSDESEQFEPAFQGLWTTTFGADDQFGILLSGEYQKRTSRLQLFERNNFLNRRNGDATATNRLAPLQLQYENVLIDRTRIGVSGAFQWKATDNLTLTADALYSRVANERFNQAVTFILPTNNNLNFRNPVFQEFDGLQYIVAAEATGRVRVQNQRRTDPTDNLLVGFNAAYGSDDGITIDVDAYYSRGTLRQEIEVTVLDTPNNIIGTFDFRNGTVPSLSLARPAGTPFSLTDPSVYNFPTTGNLTLRANQLPGNLEEYAARVDFGFEVSDGFKITAGARYVDLRADQTSFRSRGLATRDELTPFLVPGDPNFLDGIPGNFPREFATFFPDRDFLLDRVLSSEPGDGPMGFARNAPRDFDLREQTYTGYIMGNAEFDLLGMPAKFNAGVRVSLTDFEANTLTMLPGNMLVPTRDTNSFTNVLPSANLVVNVTDDFLVRIAASQTMQRAGLADLAPSTFINPTNLTSGGGNAQLTPPISTNFDISFEYYTGGSNLISAAVFYKDVEDAISVGTIQEDIIFEGAPLTVQTSRPFNIASAKVKGFEAGITQFLDFLPSPLDGLGVIANYTFADSEDSNGFPLVATSRHSYNLVALYEKGPVSARVAYNWRDDAVFEFTQGRPDVIAANAQLDAQIGIDLTKNVTLQLLGQNLLPRESATVEISNFNPIALNSYALSERRLSIGVRAKF, encoded by the coding sequence ATGCGCAACACAATCGGTTTGATGACCTCGGTCGCCTGTCTGGCTGTCTTGCTGGCTGCACCGGCACACGCTCAGCAGGTGGAGGAATCTGGCTCCGGGGAGCAACCCGCCGTTGCCGACGATCAGGAAGAAGGCAGAGACATCATCGTTTCGGGCATCCGGGATTCGCTGCGCAAGGCAGCTCAGGTCAAGCGCGATGCCGATCAGGTCATTGATGTCATTACCGCTGAGGATGTCGGCAAGCTCCCTGACGACAACGTGGCCGAAGCATTGCAACGTGTGACGGGTGTGCAGATCACCCGTGTGTTCGGCGAAGGGCAGGCGGTCAATATCCGCGGCCTGCAACAGGTGCGCGTCGAAGTCGATGGGCGCACGTTGCTTGGCTTTTCGGGCCGGGTTTCGCCGCCGGAAAACGACAATCTCGGGCGTTCATCCGGTCTTGATTCCGTGCCGTCATCGCTGTTCGGTCGGCTCGAAGTCGCCAAGTCCTCGATCGCCAGCCAAGTTGAAGGTGGTCTTGGCGGGACAGTAAACCTCAAGACCCCGAAACCGTTCGACTTCAAGAAGCCGACCATCCGGCTTAGCGCGCGCGGCACCTATTCGGACGAATCCGAGCAGTTCGAACCGGCCTTCCAGGGCCTGTGGACAACCACCTTTGGCGCGGACGACCAGTTCGGAATCCTGCTTTCGGGTGAATATCAGAAGCGCACCTCGCGCCTGCAATTGTTCGAACGCAACAATTTCCTGAACCGCCGCAATGGCGATGCAACCGCGACCAACCGCCTCGCGCCATTGCAATTGCAATATGAAAACGTGCTGATCGATCGCACCCGCATCGGCGTGAGCGGGGCGTTCCAGTGGAAAGCGACCGACAATCTGACGCTGACCGCCGATGCGCTCTACTCGCGCGTTGCGAATGAGCGCTTCAATCAGGCGGTGACCTTCATTCTGCCGACCAACAACAACCTCAATTTCCGCAATCCTGTGTTCCAGGAATTTGACGGTTTGCAGTACATCGTCGCGGCCGAGGCCACCGGGCGTGTCCGCGTGCAGAACCAGCGGCGCACCGACCCGACCGATAACCTGCTAGTCGGTTTCAACGCGGCCTATGGCAGCGATGACGGTATCACCATCGATGTCGATGCCTATTATTCGCGCGGCACTTTGCGGCAGGAAATCGAAGTCACTGTGCTCGATACGCCCAACAACATCATAGGCACCTTCGATTTTCGCAATGGCACCGTGCCTAGCCTAAGCCTTGCGCGCCCGGCCGGCACGCCGTTCAGCCTCACCGACCCCAGCGTCTACAATTTTCCCACCACGGGCAACCTGACACTGCGCGCCAACCAGCTTCCCGGAAATCTTGAAGAATATGCCGCCCGGGTCGATTTCGGTTTCGAGGTGAGTGACGGTTTCAAGATCACGGCCGGGGCGCGTTATGTCGATCTGCGGGCCGACCAGACCTCGTTCCGGAGCCGCGGCCTTGCAACCCGTGATGAACTGACGCCGTTTCTCGTGCCGGGTGACCCCAATTTCCTCGACGGCATTCCGGGCAATTTCCCGCGTGAATTTGCGACATTCTTCCCCGATCGCGATTTCCTGCTTGACCGCGTGCTCTCGAGCGAACCGGGCGATGGTCCGATGGGCTTTGCGCGTAACGCCCCGCGCGATTTCGATCTGAGGGAGCAGACCTACACCGGCTATATCATGGGTAATGCCGAATTTGATCTGCTCGGCATGCCGGCCAAGTTCAATGCCGGGGTGCGGGTGAGCCTCACCGATTTCGAGGCCAACACCTTGACGATGCTTCCGGGCAATATGCTGGTGCCGACGCGCGACACCAACAGCTTCACCAATGTGCTGCCCAGCGCAAACCTGGTCGTGAACGTGACCGACGACTTTCTGGTTCGTATCGCGGCTTCGCAGACGATGCAGCGTGCAGGCTTGGCTGATCTTGCGCCCAGCACCTTTATCAACCCCACCAACCTCACCTCGGGCGGGGGCAATGCCCAGCTGACCCCGCCGATTTCGACCAACTTCGACATCTCTTTCGAATACTACACCGGCGGGTCGAACCTGATCTCGGCGGCGGTGTTCTACAAGGATGTCGAGGATGCTATCTCGGTTGGCACGATTCAGGAAGATATCATCTTCGAGGGCGCGCCGCTTACGGTGCAGACTTCGCGCCCGTTCAACATCGCCAGCGCCAAGGTGAAGGGCTTCGAGGCCGGGATCACGCAATTCCTCGACTTCCTGCCCTCTCCGCTGGACGGGCTGGGGGTGATTGCCAACTACACCTTTGCCGACAGCGAAGACAGCAACGGCTTCCCGCTCGTGGCGACATCACGTCACAGCTACAACCTCGTCGCGCTCTACGAGAAGGGCCCGGTTTCGGCCCGCGTCGCCTATAACTGGCGTGATGATGCTGTGTTCGAATTCACGCAGGGGCGGCCCGACGTGATTGCGGCCAACGCGCAGCTCGACGCCCAGATCGGTATTGACCTGACAAAGAACGTGACGCTGCAATTGCTCGGACAGAACCTTCTGCCGCGCGAATCAGCGACGGTCGAGATCAGCAACTTCAACCCGATCGCGCTCAACAGCTACGCTCTGTCCGAAAGGCGCCTGTCGATCGGGGTTCGCGCGAAGTTCTAG
- a CDS encoding RpiB/LacA/LacB family sugar-phosphate isomerase: MKIALIIENSQAAKNAAIHQALASVAEPMGHQVFNYGMYTPEDKASLTYPMNGLLAGILLNSGATDFVVTGCGTGMGSMLACNAMPGVFCGLLIDPTDAFLFNQINAGNCISMPYAKGFGWAAELNLADCYRKLFENEPGLGYPRERATFMAANRGVLANLKDVTCHDMLTVLHKVDQDLLRAAIAGERFAEIFYPNCQDDAIAAYLKAL; this comes from the coding sequence ATGAAAATCGCTCTGATTATCGAGAACAGCCAGGCAGCCAAAAACGCCGCCATTCACCAGGCACTCGCTTCCGTGGCCGAGCCGATGGGGCATCAGGTGTTCAACTACGGAATGTACACGCCTGAGGATAAGGCATCCCTGACCTACCCCATGAATGGCTTGCTTGCAGGCATTCTGCTCAACTCGGGCGCGACGGATTTCGTGGTCACGGGTTGCGGCACGGGAATGGGTTCGATGCTGGCCTGCAACGCCATGCCAGGGGTGTTTTGTGGCCTGTTGATCGACCCGACCGATGCCTTCCTGTTCAACCAGATCAATGCCGGTAACTGCATCTCCATGCCCTATGCCAAGGGCTTTGGCTGGGCGGCTGAGCTCAACCTTGCCGACTGCTATCGCAAGCTGTTCGAGAACGAGCCCGGGCTGGGTTACCCCCGCGAACGCGCCACCTTCATGGCGGCCAATCGCGGCGTATTGGCTAACCTCAAGGATGTGACGTGCCACGATATGCTCACGGTGCTGCACAAGGTCGATCAGGATCTGCTGCGCGCCGCGATTGCGGGGGAGAGGTTCGCCGAGATCTTCTATCCCAACTGTCAGGACGATGCGATCGCCGCCTATCTGAAGGCGCTGTAA
- the kduD gene encoding 2-dehydro-3-deoxy-D-gluconate 5-dehydrogenase KduD: MAISFDLTGKRALVTGANTGIGQAIAVALADAGADVGLAGRSEPAQTLALIAKTGRKAVDLRADLSTIAPVQGLVDDAVAALGGLDILVNNAGIIRRNDLADFTEEDWDAVVDTNLKTLFFLSQAAARVMMAQGAGKIINIASLLSFQGGIRVPSYAAAKSGVAGVTKALANELAPAGVQVNAIAPGYIATNNTAALQADEVRNRQIMERIPTGRWGKPEDIAGAAVFLASGAADYVTGHVLAVDGGWLAR; this comes from the coding sequence ATGGCGATTTCCTTTGATCTGACGGGCAAGCGCGCGCTGGTGACCGGGGCCAATACCGGTATCGGGCAGGCGATTGCGGTTGCCCTGGCCGATGCGGGCGCGGATGTGGGGTTGGCCGGGAGAAGCGAACCTGCGCAAACGCTGGCGCTGATCGCGAAGACCGGACGCAAGGCGGTTGATCTGCGCGCTGACTTGTCGACCATCGCCCCGGTGCAAGGTTTGGTCGATGATGCCGTCGCGGCGCTGGGCGGGTTGGATATTCTGGTGAATAATGCCGGGATCATCCGCCGCAACGATCTGGCTGATTTCACCGAAGAAGATTGGGACGCGGTGGTCGACACCAACCTGAAGACCCTGTTCTTCCTCAGTCAGGCCGCCGCCCGCGTGATGATGGCGCAAGGCGCGGGCAAGATCATCAACATCGCCTCGCTGCTAAGCTTTCAGGGCGGCATTCGGGTGCCGAGCTACGCTGCGGCCAAATCGGGTGTGGCCGGGGTGACAAAGGCGCTGGCGAACGAACTCGCGCCTGCGGGCGTGCAGGTCAACGCCATCGCGCCGGGCTATATCGCCACCAACAATACCGCCGCGCTGCAAGCGGATGAGGTGCGCAACCGCCAGATCATGGAACGTATCCCGACCGGGCGCTGGGGCAAGCCGGAAGATATCGCCGGGGCGGCAGTATTCCTCGCCTCGGGCGCGGCCGATTACGTTACCGGCCACGTGCTGGCGGTCGACGGCGGCTGGCTGGCGCGGTAG
- a CDS encoding sugar kinase encodes MTVTCFGEVLLRLSPSARRLLVQADGVDLAIGGAEANVASALASLGHPVRFAGVVSDNPLGDRALAALRGCGIDTGHVARAPGRMGLYFLEAGSGPRPSAITYDRAGSAFAEAAPESIDFGGALAGARLFHCGGITPALGPKGVALARAAQAAARSLGVPICFDGNYRARLWAAWDNDPAAILRELVDDAAILIGNHRDISLLLGSDFSGDGEGRRREAAEAAFAAFPNLQLIASTARHLVTSNHHRISARVDARTADYQTEEIDVTGIVDRIGTGDAFAAGVLDGWLNGGDLATMAQLGLALAALKHTIPGDMCPVTRAMLDGFGAGASDVRR; translated from the coding sequence GTGACTGTCACCTGCTTTGGCGAAGTGCTGCTGCGCCTCTCGCCATCTGCCCGGCGCTTGCTTGTGCAGGCGGATGGGGTTGATCTGGCGATCGGCGGGGCAGAGGCCAATGTCGCCTCGGCGCTGGCATCGCTGGGGCACCCTGTGCGCTTCGCGGGCGTGGTGAGCGACAATCCGCTGGGTGACCGCGCGCTGGCGGCTTTGCGCGGCTGCGGGATCGACACTGGCCATGTTGCGCGCGCGCCGGGGCGGATGGGACTCTACTTCCTCGAAGCAGGCTCCGGCCCGCGCCCCTCGGCGATCACCTATGACCGGGCAGGCAGCGCCTTTGCCGAGGCCGCTCCCGAGAGCATCGACTTTGGAGGCGCGCTGGCGGGGGCACGGCTCTTCCATTGCGGCGGGATCACCCCGGCGCTTGGCCCCAAGGGTGTGGCTTTGGCGCGTGCGGCACAGGCGGCGGCGCGATCATTGGGTGTGCCGATCTGCTTTGATGGCAATTACCGCGCGCGATTGTGGGCAGCATGGGACAACGACCCCGCGGCGATCCTACGCGAACTGGTCGATGACGCGGCGATCCTCATCGGCAACCACCGCGATATCTCGCTGCTGCTAGGAAGCGACTTTTCCGGCGATGGCGAGGGCCGGCGGCGCGAGGCGGCTGAGGCAGCGTTCGCCGCTTTTCCTAACCTCCAGCTGATCGCTTCGACCGCGCGGCACCTTGTCACCAGCAACCATCACCGGATCAGCGCGCGGGTCGATGCCCGCACGGCCGACTACCAGACCGAGGAGATCGACGTTACCGGCATTGTCGACCGGATCGGCACCGGCGATGCCTTTGCTGCGGGCGTGCTCGATGGCTGGCTGAACGGAGGCGATCTTGCGACGATGGCCCAGCTTGGGCTGGCACTCGCGGCGCTGAAGCACACCATCCCCGGCGACATGTGCCCGGTCACCCGCGCGATGCTCGATGGGTTCGGCGCAGGCGCTAGCGATGTCAGACGATAA
- a CDS encoding LemA family protein, which translates to MQEPISSTTNSFSEDTRLYDRSVESTNFLLDFWWLWLIAVVAAVAVASLLRIRRNLVALEARCASAFGDVDALLAERHALIPNLVAVTKEHIGHEIKVLDRLLEAQQNALETFGRNRMNAETEVGNAINQLINVAGSMPQLASSNQFPELRIELTRIEERVTASRRYYNSTVAEYDAARGGFVSSRLAALSGMPQHARFDLGEQRAEIAAPQRVAFG; encoded by the coding sequence GTGCAAGAGCCGATCTCAAGTACCACGAACAGCTTCTCAGAAGACACGCGCCTTTATGATCGTTCGGTCGAGTCGACCAATTTCCTGCTCGACTTCTGGTGGCTCTGGCTGATTGCGGTAGTGGCCGCCGTCGCTGTGGCATCGCTGTTGCGCATCCGGCGCAATTTGGTCGCGCTTGAAGCGCGCTGTGCCTCGGCCTTCGGCGATGTCGATGCTCTGCTGGCCGAACGTCATGCGCTCATCCCCAATCTCGTCGCGGTGACCAAGGAACATATTGGGCATGAGATCAAAGTGCTCGACCGGCTGCTGGAAGCGCAACAGAACGCGCTCGAAACGTTCGGGCGCAATCGCATGAACGCTGAAACCGAGGTCGGCAATGCCATCAACCAGCTTATCAATGTCGCCGGATCGATGCCGCAGCTGGCGAGTTCGAACCAGTTTCCGGAACTGCGGATCGAGCTGACCCGGATCGAGGAGCGGGTCACGGCATCGCGCCGTTACTACAATTCGACCGTCGCCGAATATGACGCGGCGCGCGGCGGATTTGTCTCGTCCAGGCTTGCCGCGTTGTCCGGAATGCCGCAGCACGCCCGCTTCGATCTTGGTGAACAGCGGGCCGAGATCGCCGCCCCGCAACGCGTCGCCTTCGGCTGA